The Pseudomonas sp. LFM046 region CGGCCCTGCTGTATCTCTCGCTCAACGGCGCCGAAGAGTTGCGCCCGGGTTGGGCAGTGCCGACTGCCACCGACATCGCCTTCGCGGTGGGTGTCCTGGCCCTGCTGGGGCGCTCCGTGCCGGCTTCGGTGCGGGTATTCCTGCTGGCCCTCGCAATCATCGACGACATCGTCGCCGTGGTGATCATCGCCGTGTTTTATTCAGGGGGGCTGGATGCGCTGGGCTTCGTCTTCGCCGGTGCGGGCATCTTGCTCGTACTGGTCTTGCAGTGGATTGGTGTCGGCTCGGCCTATGCCTACGTGGCGCCCGGCGCACTGCTGTGGTTCGGCCTGCTGAAAACCGGCGCCCATCCGGCCCTGGCAGGCGTGGTACTAGGCCTGATGACTCCGGTTCGCCCCGTAAAGGTCATGGAACAGCCCCTGCAGCTGGCGAAGCGGGCGATCAGCGATTTTGCTGAACGCGAGCAGGCCACCAACGGTGATGCCAACGAGCTGATGGCACCGATCAAGCAGCTGCGACAGGCACAGCGCGAGCTGCTGCCGCCGGTGACGCGTGTACAAATGGCGCTGCACCCCTGGGTCGCCTTTCTGGTGATGCCACTGTTTGCGCTGGCCAATGCGGGCGTGAATCTCAACGGTGTGGATCTGGGCGAAGGCAGCTCCCTGGCCATGCTTTCCGGTGTTGCACTGGCCCTGGTACTAGGCAAGCCCGTGGGCGTGCTGTGCAGCAGCTGGCTGGTGGTGCGCCTGGGTTGGTGCAGCCTGCCACCGGGCACAACCTGGCCGTGGATGGTCTTGATCGGCTGCCTGGCTGGGATCGGATTTACCATGTCAATCTTCATCGCCAATCTTGCCTTCCCCCAACAGGAACTGTTGAGCGCCGCCAAACTAGGCGTACTGGTCGGTTCGGCGACCGCCGGGATTGCCGGGCTGGCCTATGGTCGCGTGCTGGTTGCTCGCACACAGTCGGCCGATACGCCGGTGCGCTAGCAAGTTCCCTGCGGCGCATTGAGGGCGACACGATAGGCGCAGCGTGGATCAAAGCTGCTTTCGTCAGGAGCCAACGAATAATCAGGGGATGCCGGGGCGGCCCGATGCAGAGGGAAAACCACCACGGTCGGGCCCTCACGAAGGAGGCCGTGGTGGCTTCCACCAAGTCCCTTTTCAAGGACAAGAAAAGCGTAGTTGAAGTTCTGGTCATTTTCCGCAAATCCGGAAGGCGGGTATACCCACTCCAGATCTTTTGGTGATCTGGGGTGTTAGATGGACTCTGACGCGGGCGATTCCCGCGCTGCGGGCCAAGCGGTCGCATTTGCCGTCCGAATGACAAGATTGAAATCACACTGAGGCCATATAATTTAAGGCTCAACAGAGGCCACCCGATGAGAGTCAGCCATGCGCATTTCCAAAGTCCTCTGGCTATTCCCTGTATCTCTGCTGCTTTACTCGGATCTATTGGCGGCACATGGAGCGTCAAATACTAACGCCGAGGCGGCAGTGACAGTGCATCCACCAAGGAAGACCGCATCGGACAAATCTCTCAGCGCTCAGGGAGTCGATATTGGCGCGGACCATCAGAAGGCAATCGAGGCACACGTCAGGCATTCAAACCATCAAATCAGACTACTACTGAGATCCGCTTCCATGTCAAATATTGACGCAGTGCTCAAGTCAATGGATGCAATACGGCAAGGCAATGAAGCTTGTGCCCAGCATATTGAACAGTGCAGAAAACTTGATGCGTCCTCCCGTACTGCGGATGTTTCCGAACAGCTATCACCAGCCGGGGCCAACTCGAAACTGTGATGATTGCCGCATATTCCCGCCGCTCCAGGGAGCGAATCCCACGCAGCGGTATCGTGCCCCTCCGGCTCAAAGGTCCGGTAAGCAACGGCAATTCAGGCGAAACGACGGCCACAGAGCGCCTCTCCGATCTGTCAAGACTGAGGAAATAAACAGCTTACCTGGCCGGAGCGACTTGCTACACTCGGGCTTCATCCGTGATACCCCCTCTTTGGCCGTCTTTTGGGCGGCTTTTCTTTTTCGCCTAAGATACTTCAAAATTTCTTGGATTTTAGTGCAATTTTTCCGCAGTATATAAAGTGAGTTCCGAGCCAAGGTTTCACTATTGCCTTCAGTCCTGAAGGATAGATATTATTATTTTCCCCACCCAGATCCGCCACCAGATTGACGGCTTTAATTTGCCTAAATATCAATAGTAATTTATCGGCTCGGCGATCGATCGGTTGTAGTATATAAACGAGCATCTGATAGTCACGGTCAATCGCGCGCGGCAGGAAAATTGCTATTATTTTTATAAATGCCATTTACAGATGGCTCTGGTGATGCTTTGGTAAGTTTGTAGCCGGCGTCATCTGGTGTGCGCTTTCTCGCAGACTGACGTCATTCCTTGAAATCATCAATACATAGAAGAACTACAGATTGGGGGGGCAGGAGACCCCATGAAAACACCAACTAGGGCAACATCTCCAACTAAGAATACAGCTAGGGCAAACAACCAATCCTTCAGAAGAGGCTTCCTCAAGTTAACCGCGACAGCACTGGCATTCTCCGCCGTCGCCGCGCCTCTGAGCCTAGGCGCGAAAAGCAGCCGCGATGACGAAGAAGAAGATGTTGTCCGTCCGTTCATCCCGCCAAGCCCAGCCACCATCCCCTGGCAGATCGATCTCCCAGAGGAAATTACGGTACTCCAGCCGGTTACCCTGGACCCGGAGCCAACAGAGCAAGCGAATACCTCCGCCGGTGAGGCGGGCCGTGCCCCTCACCAGCGATTTGCCGAACTGGGTGTTGCGGTCACGTACGAACTGAGGGCCAAGGAACGACCGGACTGGGTGTTCAATCCGGCCTATCCACCTCAGCGAGTCTGGGGTTACGAGGGCAATGTGCCGGGCGCTACAGCTCCGGGTCCAACGATTTTTGCGCGTTACGGCCAGCCAATAATCCTGCGCATCCACAATGCGCTGCCCCAGGATCATGTCGGCTTCGGTACTCCAGAAATCTCCACGCACCTGCACAACGCTCATACGGCGTCGGAAAGCGACGGTTTCCCGGGAGACTACTACAGTGCAGTCAAAGCCGGTCCAACGCTGGCGTCGCCGGGCGAGTTCAAGGATCACCACTATGGGAACATCTACGCCGGATTCGATGAGTTCCAGAATGGAATCGGCGACCCGCGCGAGGCGCTGGGAACGCTGTTCTACCACGACCACACG contains the following coding sequences:
- the nhaA gene encoding Na+/H+ antiporter NhaA, which codes for MNLHPSREALPAAQRVADKAFNTLEKFLHIEALSGVVLLIAAAIALIWANSPAAASYEHLWHLPLSFSLGEHVLSHSLHFWINDALMTVFFLVVGMEIRRESHEGALADIKLAALPVVAACGGVLVPALLYLSLNGAEELRPGWAVPTATDIAFAVGVLALLGRSVPASVRVFLLALAIIDDIVAVVIIAVFYSGGLDALGFVFAGAGILLVLVLQWIGVGSAYAYVAPGALLWFGLLKTGAHPALAGVVLGLMTPVRPVKVMEQPLQLAKRAISDFAEREQATNGDANELMAPIKQLRQAQRELLPPVTRVQMALHPWVAFLVMPLFALANAGVNLNGVDLGEGSSLAMLSGVALALVLGKPVGVLCSSWLVVRLGWCSLPPGTTWPWMVLIGCLAGIGFTMSIFIANLAFPQQELLSAAKLGVLVGSATAGIAGLAYGRVLVARTQSADTPVR